A genomic segment from Paraburkholderia hayleyella encodes:
- the bioF gene encoding 8-amino-7-oxononanoate synthase → MHLLDTLEHNLQVLDAQGLRRRRRVAQTPCAAHMTVDGREVTGFASNDYLGLAAHPLLAQALSEGVRRYGAGSGGSHLLGGHSQAHAQLEDDLASFAGGFVDAPRALYFSTGYMANLATLTALAGRGAAIFSDALNHASLIDGARLSRADVQIYPHADLTALGALLEASSATPKLIVSDTVFSMDGDVAPLAALLGLAEKHGAWLVLDDAHGFGVLGPQGRGALAQAALRSPHLVLIGTLGKAAGVSGAFVIAHQTVIEWLVQRARTYIFTTASVPAVTHAVSASLRLIGGAEGDQRRAHLQTLIERTRAMLRTTPWQPVDSHTAVQPLIIGSNEATLEVAGALDQAGLWVPAIRPPTVPVGTSRLRISLSAGHSHEDLDRLEAALGHVSLSRRAA, encoded by the coding sequence ATGCATCTGCTCGATACGCTTGAACACAACTTGCAAGTCCTCGACGCACAGGGTTTGCGTCGCCGCCGCCGTGTGGCACAGACACCATGTGCGGCGCATATGACGGTGGATGGCCGTGAAGTGACGGGTTTTGCCAGCAATGATTACCTTGGCCTCGCGGCGCACCCGTTGCTCGCGCAGGCCTTGTCTGAAGGCGTGCGGCGCTATGGCGCGGGCAGCGGTGGTTCACATTTGCTCGGAGGCCATTCACAAGCTCATGCGCAGCTCGAAGACGATCTGGCGAGTTTCGCTGGAGGGTTTGTCGATGCACCGCGTGCGCTGTATTTCAGCACCGGTTATATGGCGAACCTGGCGACACTCACGGCACTCGCGGGACGTGGCGCCGCGATTTTTTCCGATGCGCTGAATCACGCATCGTTGATCGACGGTGCGCGTTTATCCCGTGCCGATGTGCAAATCTATCCGCATGCCGATCTGACGGCTCTGGGTGCATTGCTTGAAGCTTCATCGGCTACGCCCAAGCTGATTGTTTCGGACACGGTGTTTAGCATGGATGGCGACGTTGCACCGCTGGCCGCGCTCCTCGGGCTGGCGGAAAAACACGGTGCCTGGCTCGTGCTGGACGACGCACACGGCTTTGGCGTACTCGGGCCACAAGGGCGTGGTGCGCTGGCGCAGGCGGCGTTGCGCTCGCCGCATCTGGTGTTGATCGGTACGCTAGGCAAGGCTGCTGGCGTGTCGGGTGCGTTTGTCATCGCGCACCAGACAGTGATCGAATGGCTTGTACAACGGGCCCGGACCTACATCTTCACTACGGCTTCGGTGCCCGCCGTGACGCACGCGGTTTCGGCCAGCCTGCGCTTGATCGGTGGCGCGGAAGGCGACCAGCGCCGCGCGCATTTGCAAACACTGATCGAGCGCACGCGTGCCATGTTGCGCACGACGCCCTGGCAGCCCGTCGATTCGCATACCGCTGTGCAGCCGCTCATTATCGGCAGTAATGAGGCCACGCTCGAAGTGGCCGGCGCGCTTGACCAGGCGGGCTTGTGGGTGCCGGCTATTCGGCCTCCGACTGTTCCTGTCGGCACCTCGCGGCTGCGGATCTCGCTCTCGGCGGGGCATTCGCATGAGGATCTCGACCGGCTGGAGGCGGCGCTGGGTCACGTTTCGCTCAGCCGGAGGGCCGCATGA
- the bioA gene encoding adenosylmethionine--8-amino-7-oxononanoate transaminase: protein MNRPPLIHGADHDDWVARSRRAVWHPCTQMKHHERLPLIPVARGAGPWLYDQSGRRYLDGISSWWVNLFGHANPRINAALKDQLDTLEHAMLAGCTHRSAIELAERLSALTQHTLGHAFFASDGASAVEIALKMSFHTWRNRGHAGKREFICVAHGYHGETLGALGVTDVALFKDAYDPLIRQAHVVASPDARQAQEGEDAAAVAARALEDVRVLLEARSNSIAALIVEPLVQCAAGMAMHHPSYLTGLRALCDRYEVHLIADEIAVGCGRTGTFFACEQAGIWPDLLCLSKGISGGYLPLSLVLSRDDIFAAFYDDDTTRGFLHSHSYTGNPLACRAALATLDLFASDNVLAVNAEKSALLRTALAPLAVHPQVRNLRQCGTIFAFDAVLDDARHARTFSRRFFEHALSRELLLRPIGTTVYLMPPYILEPDELTWLAARTHESLDATLLEHC from the coding sequence TTGAATCGCCCGCCCCTCATTCATGGCGCTGACCATGACGACTGGGTTGCCCGCAGCCGGCGTGCTGTGTGGCATCCGTGTACACAGATGAAGCATCACGAACGCTTGCCACTGATTCCGGTTGCGCGCGGTGCGGGACCGTGGCTCTACGATCAGTCGGGCCGGCGTTATCTGGATGGGATCAGTTCGTGGTGGGTCAACCTGTTTGGCCATGCCAACCCGCGTATCAACGCTGCGCTGAAAGACCAGCTTGATACGCTGGAACACGCCATGCTCGCGGGCTGTACACATCGAAGTGCCATCGAACTGGCTGAGCGTCTTTCCGCGCTCACGCAGCACACGCTCGGCCATGCGTTTTTTGCTTCCGATGGCGCCTCCGCTGTCGAGATCGCATTGAAGATGAGCTTCCACACCTGGCGTAATCGCGGCCACGCTGGCAAACGCGAGTTCATCTGTGTCGCGCACGGTTATCACGGCGAGACACTGGGTGCGTTAGGCGTCACCGATGTGGCCTTGTTCAAAGATGCTTACGATCCGCTGATCCGTCAGGCGCATGTTGTGGCTTCACCTGATGCACGGCAGGCCCAGGAGGGGGAGGATGCGGCTGCCGTGGCGGCGCGTGCGCTCGAGGACGTGCGGGTGTTGCTCGAAGCACGCAGCAACAGCATCGCCGCGCTGATTGTCGAGCCGCTGGTGCAGTGTGCGGCGGGCATGGCGATGCATCACCCTTCGTACCTTACCGGGCTGAGAGCGCTGTGCGATCGCTACGAGGTGCATCTGATCGCGGATGAAATCGCGGTGGGCTGCGGCCGCACCGGTACCTTCTTTGCCTGCGAACAGGCGGGCATCTGGCCAGATTTGCTGTGCCTGTCGAAGGGTATTAGCGGCGGGTATCTGCCGCTGTCGCTGGTGTTGTCGCGCGACGATATCTTTGCCGCGTTTTATGACGACGATACGACCCGCGGCTTTTTGCATTCGCATTCGTACACGGGCAATCCGCTGGCCTGCCGCGCCGCGCTGGCCACCCTCGATCTGTTCGCCAGCGACAACGTGCTAGCCGTCAACGCGGAAAAATCAGCGCTTCTGCGCACCGCACTCGCACCGCTCGCGGTGCATCCGCAGGTACGCAACCTGCGTCAGTGCGGCACGATTTTCGCGTTCGATGCGGTACTCGACGATGCCCGCCACGCGCGCACGTTCTCGCGCCGCTTCTTCGAACACGCGTTGTCGCGCGAACTCCTGTTGCGCCCCATTGGCACGACCGTGTATCTGATGCCGCCTTACATCCTTGAACCCGATGAACTCACGTGGCTGGCTGCGCGAACGCACGAGAGTCTCGATGCCACGCTTCTGGAACATTGCTAA
- a CDS encoding dienelactone hydrolase family protein gives MMFSKAFNRCRVMCAVVVLAVPCAHAGSASPAAVVRPALPGPLARADVPRLTLNDDSWLPEATLNAQVIRIPVDEPGSLTLEATLYKPEGPGPFPLMVFNHGKIAGDPRLQPRSEPLTFAREFVRRGYVVIAPNRRGFAHSDGVYQQDGCDVERNGLSQAADVAATVRFMAQQPYVDAQHIAVAGTSHGGLATIAYGSEAAPGVRALLNFAGGLRQDACTGWQDNLTRAFGRYGEAVPVPSLWLYGDNDSVWSAELVARMYSAFIGHGAQAIRIDIGHYKDDAHRLAGERDGLRLWWLPVEAFLAQSGMPTRVLYHVADPALPPPSGYAALDAVNAVPFLDEAGRNGYRNFLRQYPSRAFAVSDAGAWSWAEGGDDPMSVAITRCEQQNAGSCRLYAVNDAVVWNHATVAQAASAKAAATHAGSRRPDESLNSPDSPNVRHTFASRE, from the coding sequence ATGATGTTCAGCAAAGCGTTTAACCGTTGCAGGGTGATGTGTGCGGTAGTCGTGCTGGCTGTGCCGTGCGCGCACGCGGGTTCGGCCTCTCCTGCCGCGGTGGTGCGGCCGGCCTTGCCAGGCCCGCTGGCGCGCGCGGATGTGCCGCGTCTGACGCTGAATGACGATAGCTGGCTGCCTGAGGCCACGCTCAACGCGCAAGTCATCCGGATTCCCGTGGATGAGCCGGGCTCGCTCACGCTGGAGGCCACGCTCTACAAGCCGGAGGGTCCGGGCCCCTTTCCCCTGATGGTGTTTAACCACGGCAAGATCGCGGGGGACCCGCGTTTGCAGCCGCGCAGCGAGCCGCTGACTTTCGCCCGAGAATTCGTGCGTCGTGGTTACGTGGTGATCGCGCCGAACCGGCGTGGTTTTGCGCATTCCGATGGCGTGTATCAGCAAGATGGCTGTGATGTCGAGCGCAATGGCCTGAGCCAGGCCGCCGATGTCGCCGCCACTGTACGGTTCATGGCGCAGCAGCCTTATGTCGATGCGCAGCATATCGCGGTTGCCGGTACGTCGCATGGGGGGCTGGCAACCATCGCCTATGGTAGCGAAGCCGCGCCGGGCGTGCGAGCACTGCTCAATTTCGCGGGGGGGCTGCGGCAGGATGCCTGCACGGGCTGGCAAGACAACCTGACGCGCGCGTTCGGCCGCTATGGCGAAGCCGTGCCCGTGCCCTCGCTGTGGTTGTATGGCGATAACGATTCGGTCTGGTCTGCCGAGCTTGTCGCACGGATGTACAGCGCTTTTATCGGGCATGGCGCCCAGGCCATCCGGATCGATATCGGTCATTACAAAGACGATGCTCATCGCTTGGCCGGGGAGCGCGATGGCTTGCGCCTCTGGTGGTTACCGGTTGAAGCCTTTCTGGCGCAAAGCGGCATGCCTACGCGTGTGCTGTATCACGTGGCTGATCCGGCGTTGCCACCGCCCAGCGGTTATGCCGCGCTCGATGCGGTCAATGCCGTACCGTTTCTCGATGAGGCGGGCCGTAACGGGTATCGCAACTTTTTGCGCCAGTATCCGAGCCGTGCGTTTGCCGTGTCCGATGCCGGTGCATGGTCGTGGGCAGAGGGCGGCGATGATCCGATGTCGGTCGCTATTACCCGCTGCGAGCAGCAAAACGCAGGGTCGTGCCGCTTGTATGCGGTCAACGATGCCGTGGTCTGGAATCACGCGACGGTGGCGCAGGCCGCCAGTGCGAAGGCCGCTGCCACTCATGCGGGTAGTCGGCGCCCGGACGAAAGCTTAAACAGCCCGGACAGCCCAAACGTCAGGCACACATTCGCCAGCCGCGAATAA
- a CDS encoding DHA2 family efflux MFS transporter permease subunit: MAATVSTDAAFDEPAASAPAPAPLSGGALALLTVGLALGTFMEVLDTSIANVAVPTISGSLGVATSEGTWVISSYSVASAIAVPLTGWLARRVGEVRLFTLSVVLFTIASALCGFAQNFESLIAFRLVQGLVSGPMVPLSQTILMRSYPPEKRGLALGLWAMTVIVAPIFGPVMGGWITDNYTWPWIFYINVPIGLLSAASAYFLLRGRETRTSRQRIDVIGLALLVIGVSCLQMMLDLGKDRDWFSSRFIVALALIAVVALAFMLVWEMTEKDPVIDLSLFKNRNFALGTTITAFGFMAFFGSVVIFPLWLQTVMGYTAGLAGLATAPIGLLALVLAPLIGRNMQHLNLRVVASFSFIVFAFVSFWNSTFTLDVPFDHVIWPRIVQGIGVACFFVPMTTITLSSISDDRLASASGLSNFLRTLSGAIGTATSTTYWENHAIYHHAVLAEAVSDHSQNTTAYSNALASLGLSDLGVSAQLNQIVTQQAYMMATNDFFRISCLGFLLLAVLVWLTKPPKGVVASLGH; encoded by the coding sequence ATGGCCGCAACGGTTTCCACTGACGCCGCATTTGATGAACCTGCTGCTTCGGCGCCCGCACCTGCACCGCTCAGTGGTGGTGCGCTAGCGCTGCTGACGGTAGGTTTGGCATTGGGGACCTTCATGGAAGTGCTCGATACCTCGATCGCCAATGTCGCGGTGCCGACTATTTCAGGCAGCCTCGGCGTTGCAACGAGCGAAGGCACGTGGGTGATTTCGTCGTATTCGGTGGCCTCGGCGATTGCCGTGCCGTTGACGGGCTGGCTGGCGCGGCGGGTGGGCGAGGTACGGCTGTTTACGCTGTCGGTGGTGCTGTTCACGATTGCCTCGGCACTGTGCGGTTTCGCGCAGAATTTCGAATCGCTGATTGCCTTTCGCCTGGTGCAGGGGCTGGTATCGGGCCCGATGGTGCCGCTTTCGCAAACGATCCTGATGCGCTCCTATCCCCCGGAAAAACGCGGGCTCGCGCTGGGTTTGTGGGCGATGACGGTAATCGTCGCTCCCATTTTCGGCCCCGTGATGGGCGGCTGGATCACCGATAACTACACCTGGCCCTGGATTTTCTATATCAACGTGCCGATTGGCCTGCTGTCCGCTGCCAGTGCGTACTTTCTGCTGCGCGGGCGCGAAACCAGAACATCGCGGCAACGTATTGACGTCATCGGCCTTGCACTGCTGGTGATCGGCGTGTCGTGCCTGCAAATGATGCTCGACCTCGGCAAGGATCGGGACTGGTTCAGTTCCCGTTTTATCGTCGCGCTGGCGCTGATCGCGGTTGTGGCGCTCGCATTCATGCTGGTGTGGGAAATGACGGAGAAAGATCCGGTGATCGATCTCTCGCTCTTCAAGAACCGTAATTTCGCCCTGGGCACGACCATCACGGCGTTTGGCTTTATGGCGTTTTTTGGCTCGGTGGTGATTTTTCCGTTGTGGCTGCAAACCGTGATGGGTTATACCGCAGGTCTCGCCGGGCTGGCGACGGCGCCCATTGGCTTGCTGGCGCTGGTCCTGGCGCCGCTGATCGGGCGCAACATGCAGCATCTGAACTTGCGCGTGGTGGCGAGTTTTTCGTTTATCGTGTTCGCGTTTGTTTCGTTCTGGAACTCGACATTCACGCTGGATGTGCCCTTCGATCACGTGATCTGGCCACGCATCGTGCAAGGCATTGGGGTCGCGTGTTTTTTCGTGCCCATGACCACGATTACGCTTTCGAGTATTTCCGATGATCGTCTGGCGAGCGCCTCGGGCCTGTCGAATTTCTTGCGCACGTTGTCAGGCGCGATTGGTACCGCTACGAGCACCACGTACTGGGAAAATCACGCGATTTACCATCATGCGGTGCTGGCTGAAGCGGTCAGCGATCATTCGCAAAACACGACGGCCTATAGCAACGCGCTGGCGAGCCTTGGTCTTTCGGATCTGGGGGTGAGCGCACAGTTGAACCAGATCGTGACGCAGCAGGCGTACATGATGGCGACCAACGATTTTTTCCGGATTTCATGCCTGGGCTTTTTATTGCTCGCGGTGCTGGTGTGGCTGACGAAGCCACCGAAGGGCGTTGTGGCTTCGCTGGGACATTGA
- a CDS encoding efflux transporter outer membrane subunit → MPSAPSAPFPCLPPPLRPLTLAVVLAALLTGCALGPDYKRPATAVPAAYKEAADGWKLAQPADQFDRGAWWHIYQDPQLDALEDRLNLANQTIAQFAAAYRQARALVGAARAAYFPVIGASAAGSRSRSSSNSLSSSNRSALANSANVTLDATWEPDLWGKVSRSVAAQQAGQQGAAADLANARLSAQATLAQTYFTLRALDATQKLLDDTVEAYQRSLALTQNRYAQGVAARADVIQAQTQLQSAQAAAIDNGVARAQNEHAIAVLVGEPASTFSLASAPLDATPPAIPPEMPSALLERRPDIASAERKAAAANEQIGIAIAAFFPSLTLSASGGFQNSVLSQLFTAPARFWTVGPQLAATLFDAGLRQAQTEAARAAYDQEVALYRQTVLAAFQDVEDNLASQRILEREVVVQQQAVESAQQALAIVTNQYKAGTADYLSVLNAQTTAFSTAQKLASLAGQRMVSSVGLVKALGGGWTSAQMEQKTDESENGGIGMGEVTESAPTPKATPAPSSAQTSMQLNSARLSAPAS, encoded by the coding sequence ATGCCGTCTGCTCCGTCTGCTCCTTTTCCTTGTTTGCCTCCACCGTTGCGCCCCCTGACCCTGGCTGTTGTGCTGGCCGCGCTGCTCACGGGTTGCGCGCTCGGGCCTGACTACAAGCGGCCCGCCACAGCGGTTCCGGCAGCCTACAAGGAGGCCGCAGACGGCTGGAAGCTCGCCCAACCCGCCGATCAGTTCGACCGTGGCGCCTGGTGGCACATCTATCAGGACCCGCAGCTCGATGCGCTCGAAGACCGGCTCAACCTCGCCAACCAGACCATTGCGCAATTCGCCGCGGCTTATCGCCAGGCCCGCGCGTTAGTGGGCGCAGCGCGGGCGGCGTATTTCCCCGTGATTGGCGCGTCCGCGGCGGGTTCACGCTCGCGCAGTAGCAGCAATTCGCTTTCGAGTTCAAACCGCAGCGCCCTGGCCAACAGCGCCAACGTCACGCTCGATGCCACCTGGGAGCCCGACTTGTGGGGCAAGGTCAGCCGCTCCGTCGCCGCGCAGCAGGCGGGGCAACAAGGCGCGGCCGCCGATCTGGCGAACGCACGGCTCTCGGCCCAGGCCACGCTCGCGCAAACCTATTTCACGCTCCGCGCGCTCGATGCGACACAAAAATTACTCGACGACACCGTAGAGGCTTACCAACGCTCGCTAGCCCTCACGCAAAACCGCTATGCACAAGGCGTAGCGGCCCGCGCGGATGTGATTCAGGCGCAAACGCAGTTGCAATCGGCACAGGCCGCGGCCATTGATAACGGCGTTGCCCGCGCGCAAAACGAGCACGCGATTGCAGTGCTGGTGGGCGAGCCCGCCTCAACGTTCTCGCTCGCAAGCGCACCGCTCGATGCAACGCCGCCAGCCATTCCGCCTGAAATGCCTTCAGCGCTGCTGGAACGGCGGCCCGATATCGCTTCGGCGGAACGTAAGGCAGCAGCGGCCAACGAACAGATCGGCATCGCCATCGCCGCGTTTTTCCCTTCGCTAACGCTGTCGGCCAGCGGGGGTTTCCAAAACTCGGTGCTGTCACAGCTCTTCACTGCGCCGGCACGTTTTTGGACCGTTGGGCCGCAACTTGCCGCCACGCTCTTCGACGCGGGGCTACGCCAGGCACAAACCGAAGCGGCGCGTGCCGCCTACGATCAGGAAGTCGCGCTGTACCGGCAAACCGTGCTGGCCGCGTTTCAGGACGTGGAGGACAACCTCGCATCGCAACGCATTCTTGAGCGCGAAGTCGTGGTGCAACAGCAGGCGGTCGAATCCGCGCAACAGGCGTTGGCCATCGTCACCAACCAGTACAAAGCAGGCACCGCGGATTATCTGAGCGTGCTCAACGCGCAAACCACCGCGTTCAGCACAGCCCAGAAGCTGGCGAGCCTGGCAGGGCAGCGCATGGTGTCGTCGGTGGGTCTGGTGAAGGCGTTGGGCGGGGGCTGGACTAGCGCGCAAATGGAGCAGAAAACGGATGAGAGCGAGAACGGGGGCATAGGCATGGGCGAAGTAACAGAGTCCGCGCCGACCCCGAAAGCAACGCCCGCGCCGTCTAGCGCACAAACGTCAATGCAACTGAATTCGGCCCGGTTGAGCGCCCCAGCAAGTTGA
- a CDS encoding type II secretion system protein N, translating into MINRMRRVRAALPWVLVGVLSSATVMLTLLPAAWITPLLARATQGHVNLADPSGSLWHGSATLMLAAGHDTRNATLLPGRIEWRTAFWPLLTGHVRMRMWQTEAMPDAVMLEAQVRGATLSAGAMAVPASLLTGLGAPFNTLDLQGDVRLSWTAWRSIGQKAFGQLVVTLNEMSSRVSRVKPLGSYRVVLQVEGAGATLDLSTLKGALILDGHGTLRAGATSFQGTASAAPEARENLAGLLNLLGRSTGPNSVALTFVR; encoded by the coding sequence ATGATTAACAGGATGCGGCGTGTACGCGCCGCTCTACCGTGGGTGCTGGTGGGCGTGCTATCGAGCGCCACCGTGATGCTGACGCTGTTGCCTGCAGCGTGGATCACACCGCTCCTGGCCCGGGCAACCCAGGGCCACGTCAATCTGGCGGACCCTTCCGGATCGTTATGGCACGGCTCGGCCACGCTGATGCTGGCCGCAGGCCATGACACTCGCAATGCCACGCTACTGCCGGGGCGTATCGAATGGCGCACGGCGTTTTGGCCTCTGTTGACGGGCCATGTCCGGATGCGGATGTGGCAAACCGAGGCGATGCCTGATGCCGTGATGCTCGAGGCGCAAGTGCGCGGCGCGACGCTGAGCGCAGGTGCGATGGCTGTGCCCGCCTCGCTGCTGACAGGGCTGGGCGCACCATTTAATACACTCGATTTGCAAGGCGATGTGCGTCTGAGCTGGACGGCCTGGCGCAGCATCGGTCAGAAAGCTTTCGGCCAGCTTGTCGTGACGCTCAACGAGATGAGTTCCCGGGTATCGCGGGTGAAGCCGCTGGGCTCGTACCGGGTGGTGCTTCAAGTGGAAGGGGCCGGTGCGACACTCGATCTTTCGACGCTCAAGGGGGCATTGATCCTGGACGGTCATGGCACGCTGCGCGCGGGTGCGACTTCGTTTCAGGGAACCGCGAGTGCTGCGCCCGAAGCCCGCGAGAATCTCGCGGGTTTGCTCAACTTGCTGGGGCGCTCAACCGGGCCGAATTCAGTTGCATTGACGTTTGTGCGCTAG
- a CDS encoding type II secretion system protein M — MKTELLETWSGFWEARTSREKVLLTWGGMALAVVLAWLMLWAPAQEGRTRLRATLPGLQRQLAQMTAQANDARALSAASQSIAPTGGALKEALTASLSEHGFAPTQIQLLGSGVQIQMKNASFPAWTSWLDEVRRQFKVQVLEAHFTALKDDGQVDLSVVLQPSTSTSTAAAAR; from the coding sequence ATGAAAACTGAACTGCTTGAAACCTGGTCCGGCTTTTGGGAAGCCCGCACATCGCGCGAGAAAGTACTGCTGACATGGGGCGGTATGGCGCTTGCCGTGGTGCTGGCGTGGTTGATGCTTTGGGCTCCGGCGCAAGAAGGCCGGACACGTTTGCGTGCAACCTTGCCGGGTTTGCAACGCCAACTGGCGCAGATGACCGCGCAGGCCAACGATGCGCGAGCGCTATCGGCGGCGAGCCAGAGCATCGCGCCGACCGGCGGCGCACTCAAGGAGGCATTGACGGCTTCGCTCAGCGAGCATGGTTTTGCGCCGACACAAATCCAGCTGCTGGGCAGCGGGGTGCAGATCCAGATGAAAAACGCCTCGTTTCCGGCCTGGACAAGCTGGCTCGATGAGGTGCGCCGCCAGTTCAAGGTACAGGTCCTGGAAGCGCATTTCACCGCGCTCAAGGATGATGGCCAGGTGGATCTGAGCGTCGTGTTGCAACCTTCTACTTCTACTTCTACTGCTGCCGCTGCCCGTTGA
- the gspL gene encoding type II secretion system protein GspL: MSTLIVLLPPRDLAVPLPEWQLPDLPFLLLDKAGRTQRTGRSSLALLPRASETILMVAARDLLMLAATVPPLKGPRLRQALPNIVEDQLIQDPQTCHIALDPEPLGGGRRLLAVIDRGWFRFICESFAAAGQRNVRAVPVMRCLPQAALVKAEAAAPALTQTGASGDGAHVGADEAETTSASAVAMPVVAAVLGTVAPTAPALLGERVSEPTDRVPHVELAIVRGLYGEGLALPAAAVAPTLRTLAGDAPVKLYTLSGLPGREPHLGSATLPDVAKLFPGAQPLTFETLARRACDCRFDLCQFEFSVQPWRLDRALLRRLRVPLWLAVASIVIALIGANVQWLMLARQRDAIRAQMTALLFNAFPKTTVVLDAPDQMSRQLQQLRVAAGELSPDDFLSLAEGLARSLGSVPVNGIAALDYHDRRLEVMFKQEVKVDPDLGKRLARNGLAGAIDSSTGKWTIRNAQ; encoded by the coding sequence TTGAGTACGCTGATCGTTCTACTGCCGCCGCGTGATCTGGCGGTACCGTTGCCGGAATGGCAATTGCCAGACCTGCCCTTCCTGTTGCTCGACAAGGCAGGCCGTACCCAGCGCACAGGACGCTCGTCGCTGGCGCTGCTGCCGCGCGCTTCGGAGACGATCCTGATGGTTGCCGCACGCGACCTGCTGATGCTGGCAGCGACCGTACCGCCACTCAAGGGGCCGCGTCTGCGCCAGGCTTTGCCGAACATTGTCGAAGATCAATTGATCCAGGATCCGCAGACTTGTCATATCGCGCTCGATCCCGAACCGCTCGGCGGCGGACGAAGATTGCTGGCGGTGATCGACCGGGGCTGGTTCCGCTTTATTTGCGAAAGCTTTGCCGCAGCGGGCCAGCGCAATGTGCGAGCGGTGCCGGTCATGCGCTGTTTGCCCCAGGCCGCGCTGGTGAAGGCCGAGGCGGCAGCACCGGCGCTTACCCAAACCGGGGCCTCAGGTGATGGAGCCCATGTCGGGGCTGACGAGGCTGAGACCACAAGCGCCTCTGCCGTGGCGATGCCCGTCGTTGCCGCGGTGCTCGGTACCGTGGCTCCGACCGCGCCCGCCTTGCTCGGCGAGCGGGTGTCCGAGCCCACGGACCGTGTGCCGCACGTCGAACTGGCCATTGTGCGTGGGCTCTACGGCGAGGGCCTGGCGTTGCCTGCCGCCGCCGTTGCGCCGACTCTGCGCACGCTGGCGGGCGATGCACCGGTCAAGCTTTACACGCTTAGCGGCTTGCCTGGCCGCGAGCCGCATCTCGGCTCGGCGACCCTGCCTGATGTAGCGAAGCTTTTTCCAGGCGCACAGCCGCTCACGTTCGAAACGCTCGCGCGACGTGCCTGCGATTGCCGCTTCGATCTGTGCCAGTTCGAGTTCTCTGTGCAGCCGTGGCGTCTCGACCGCGCGTTGCTGCGCCGTTTGCGCGTGCCCCTCTGGCTGGCGGTGGCAAGCATCGTGATAGCGTTGATCGGCGCGAATGTGCAGTGGCTGATGCTGGCGCGTCAGCGCGATGCGATTCGTGCGCAAATGACGGCGCTGCTATTCAATGCGTTTCCAAAAACGACCGTGGTGCTCGATGCGCCTGATCAAATGTCGCGTCAACTGCAGCAATTGCGGGTCGCGGCGGGCGAGCTCTCGCCCGATGATTTTCTGTCGCTGGCGGAAGGCCTCGCACGCTCGCTAGGGAGCGTGCCGGTCAATGGCATCGCCGCGCTGGATTATCACGATCGCCGCCTTGAGGTGATGTTCAAGCAGGAGGTCAAAGTCGACCCCGATCTGGGCAAGCGCCTGGCGCGCAATGGCCTGGCGGGTGCGATAGATAGCAGCACGGGTAAATGGACCATCAGGAACGCCCAATGA
- a CDS encoding PulJ/GspJ family protein produces MRPTARFDPGGRASLPLPSLRLVRGFTLIELLVAIAILAVVAVLSWRGLDQIIRGRQIITHAMEDERVFAQLFDQMRIDVRKASSDDEAGQAAVSLSGNVVQIVRELDVPGVAPRLQVVRYRMAQGRIVRYASPPLANVGELRRALGGGENDAWSAVPLMGGIGAIAVQVYVPKKGWTAQMQVVENARTANNRNLRLPQVGNAPLPRSVTGLEVSISAPSLKHPVTRRFLVGE; encoded by the coding sequence ATGAGACCAACCGCTCGCTTTGATCCGGGAGGCCGCGCCAGTTTGCCGCTGCCGTCGCTGCGCCTCGTGCGCGGCTTCACGCTGATCGAACTGCTGGTGGCGATTGCCATTCTCGCGGTGGTGGCCGTGCTGTCGTGGCGCGGGCTGGACCAGATCATCCGCGGGCGGCAAATCATCACGCATGCCATGGAAGATGAGCGCGTCTTTGCCCAGTTATTCGATCAGATGCGAATCGATGTCCGCAAGGCGAGTTCCGATGACGAAGCGGGTCAGGCTGCGGTATCGCTCAGCGGTAATGTCGTACAGATCGTGCGTGAACTGGACGTGCCGGGTGTCGCACCGCGCTTGCAGGTAGTGCGTTACCGCATGGCGCAAGGCCGCATCGTGCGTTATGCATCACCGCCTCTCGCCAATGTCGGCGAATTGCGGCGTGCGCTCGGCGGTGGCGAGAATGACGCCTGGAGTGCGGTGCCGTTGATGGGCGGCATCGGGGCCATTGCGGTGCAGGTGTACGTGCCGAAAAAAGGCTGGACAGCGCAGATGCAAGTCGTCGAAAACGCGCGCACGGCGAACAACCGCAATCTCAGGCTGCCCCAGGTGGGTAATGCGCCCTTGCCGCGTTCGGTGACGGGGCTTGAGGTCAGTATCAGCGCGCCGTCACTGAAGCATCCGGTGACACGGCGCTTTCTGGTGGGGGAATGA